AGAAACCCGGTCCAATCGCCTTCGCGATGAGCGGTAGCGCGAGCCCGCTCATCAACATGCCCGCTGAGATCCAGTTGAAGAAGGCAGATCGATCCGTCGTGTTCGAGATTGGCATCACGCGATGGTAGCCAACGCCTGCGTCGTTTCGCGCCGATGCACCTCTCGCGCGCACGGCTCAAGGCAGCCGCGAGATGCGCTGCGTCAGCAGATCGAAGAAGCCCTGCGCATCGCCCTCGGCGATCCAGTTCACGTTGGCCGGGCGCTTCAAGCCACCGTACCAGTCGGTCACCGTCTGGCCGAAGCCGATGCCCTCGCGGCTGTCGACTTCCACGTTCACTTGCTTGCCCTTGAAGAGCGAGGGCTGCAGCAGGTAGGCGATGACCGTGGCGTCGTGCACCGGCCCGCCGGGCAGGCCGTAGTACTGCATGTCGTGCTGCACATAGGCATCGAGGATGTCGGCCACCGTCTTGCCCGCCTGGTTGCCGAGGCCGCGCAGCTTCGCGATGCGCTCGGGGCTCGTGAGGATCTTGTGCGTCACATCCAGCGGCAGCATGGTGATGGGCACGCCGCTCTTGAGCACGATCTCGGCCGCGTGCGGATCGGCGAACACGTTGAACTCTGCCGTCGGTGTGATGTTCCCGCCGTTGAAGTGCGCGCCGCCCATGAGCACCAGCTCGCGCAGGCCGCGCACGATGTCCGGGGCTTGCGTGAGTGCCAGCGCGAGGTTGGTCTCGGGCCCGAGCATCGCGAGCGTCACACTCTTCTCGGGCGCGGCACGCAGCGTGCGGATCAGGTAGTCGACGGCATTGCCATCGGCCAGCGGCTGCTTCGGCTCGAACACCTTCACGCCCGTGATGCCTTCGCTGCCATGCACATCGGCCGCGTAGATCGGCGTGCGCAGTAGGGGGCGCGGCGCGCCGGCGTAGACCGGAATATCCGGGCGCTTGGCCCATTCGCG
This region of Variovorax sp. RKNM96 genomic DNA includes:
- a CDS encoding nucleoside hydrolase — encoded protein: MPLSSRWKADLSSFLLAGFALLMTTSIAPTAAHAADANTVHTLIIDTDPGADDVIALLFAMASPETLKIQALTTVAGNVPLAKTSRNARLAREWAKRPDIPVYAGAPRPLLRTPIYAADVHGSEGITGVKVFEPKQPLADGNAVDYLIRTLRAAPEKSVTLAMLGPETNLALALTQAPDIVRGLRELVLMGGAHFNGGNITPTAEFNVFADPHAAEIVLKSGVPITMLPLDVTHKILTSPERIAKLRGLGNQAGKTVADILDAYVQHDMQYYGLPGGPVHDATVIAYLLQPSLFKGKQVNVEVDSREGIGFGQTVTDWYGGLKRPANVNWIAEGDAQGFFDLLTQRISRLP